In Novosphingobium resinovorum, the following are encoded in one genomic region:
- a CDS encoding DUF3526 domain-containing protein yields the protein MTLWMHEARLLLRQRLAMIAVGLLAVLTAAALVAGMAEVGRQRAAIAAIVAAQAEDIGAIAAWVDKEKDAGSAAYYSFHPTWNAPSPLAFAALGMRDVSPYILRVRALGLEAQIYDGDTFNPELALPGRFDFAFVLVFLAPLFVIALCHDLTSGEREAGRWRTLAALPHGGAALWRRRTLLRLALLWAAIGVPFAVAAGISGVAAGAILVILGLVLGYLLFWAGLSALIGRLRWSSVANAASLAALWLVLVLVLPTLGHVVINRAIPVNQGAEIALAQREAVNHAWDIPREDTMRAFYASHPQWADSAPLGTAFHYKWYFAFHQVGDESLAGKVRTYRQGLETRDQTARSLGWVLPSVGVQALLTGMARTDLTAQLAYRDQIRDYHRRLREFYYGYMFRDRPFGKADFDHAPRFDAATG from the coding sequence ATGACCTTGTGGATGCATGAAGCCCGCCTGCTGCTGCGCCAGCGCCTCGCCATGATCGCAGTTGGCCTGCTGGCGGTGCTGACGGCGGCGGCGCTGGTCGCGGGGATGGCCGAAGTCGGTCGCCAGCGCGCCGCCATCGCCGCCATTGTTGCCGCGCAGGCCGAGGACATCGGCGCCATCGCCGCCTGGGTCGACAAGGAGAAGGATGCGGGCAGCGCCGCCTACTACAGCTTCCATCCGACCTGGAACGCGCCTTCACCGCTCGCCTTCGCGGCGCTGGGGATGCGCGACGTCTCCCCTTACATCCTGCGCGTGCGGGCGCTGGGCCTCGAAGCGCAGATCTACGATGGCGATACCTTCAACCCGGAACTGGCGCTTCCCGGCCGCTTCGACTTCGCCTTCGTGCTGGTGTTCCTCGCCCCGCTGTTCGTCATCGCCTTATGCCACGACCTGACCTCGGGCGAACGCGAGGCCGGGCGCTGGCGCACGCTTGCCGCTCTCCCGCATGGCGGCGCGGCCTTGTGGCGACGTCGCACCCTGCTGCGCCTTGCGCTGCTGTGGGCGGCGATCGGCGTGCCTTTCGCCGTAGCCGCCGGCATATCGGGCGTCGCAGCTGGCGCGATCCTGGTAATTCTGGGGTTAGTCCTTGGCTACCTGCTGTTCTGGGCAGGCCTGAGCGCGCTGATCGGCCGACTGCGCTGGAGCAGCGTCGCCAATGCGGCAAGCCTTGCGGCGCTATGGCTGGTGCTCGTGCTGGTACTGCCGACGCTCGGTCATGTCGTTATCAACCGCGCGATCCCGGTGAACCAGGGCGCCGAAATCGCTCTGGCCCAGCGCGAGGCCGTCAATCACGCATGGGACATTCCCCGTGAGGACACGATGCGGGCTTTCTATGCCAGTCACCCGCAATGGGCCGATTCCGCGCCTCTGGGCACAGCGTTCCATTACAAGTGGTATTTCGCCTTCCACCAGGTCGGCGACGAGAGCTTGGCGGGCAAGGTGCGCACTTATCGGCAGGGCCTTGAGACCCGCGATCAAACCGCGCGCAGCCTCGGCTGGGTGTTGCCCTCGGTTGGCGTGCAGGCGCTGTTGACCGGGATGGCGCGGACCGACCTTACAGCGCAACTCGCCTATCGCGACCAGATCCGCGACTACCATCGCCGCCTTCGCGAGTTCTACTATGGCTACATGTTCCGCGACCGCCCTTTCGGCAAGGCGGACTTCGACCACGCCCCGCGCTTCGACGCGGCGACCGGATAG
- a CDS encoding TonB-dependent siderophore receptor, which translates to MLRFTRNRRLLAGTLPFAIALAPSGGALAEEAGAEGEERSEAITVNGVRQAYRGDFAVSEIPQSISEIDAKTLEQNGIQRLTDALDLNASVVRQNTLGGLWDAFAIRGFAGDENMPSGYLVNGFNGGRGFGGQRDTAGIERVEVLKGPAAALIGRGEPGGTINLVTKQAELGCSFGTAAIQYGSWDRVRGEADVNISLTGGLTVRLIGYGEEGDTFRDHVHQSRWGFLPSVGLALGPDTRLTYDLEKTRVSVPFDRGIVVLDGNFDTVPRSRFLGEAGDGDTIARAEGHQLRLDHQFSDRWSLLVGGSIRDTLLTGFSSDAETAASRQALYTDGRSLSRQRRSRRYDARHYVLRVELAGEFETGALTHRVLIGADYDNFDYKQLFLRFRPPALSTNPTAQQGNVIDILDPVYGRFALPVGATMMDRTDHQRSIGAYVQDQIEVTNRLQVRIGGRFDHLTLETDNRLTSQNSRRKRSRFSPQAGVVYELSDPVTIYAAYGQGFRANVGTNVNGQIFDPENSESFEAGAKLSLLGGALTGTLSVFHLTKANVLATDPNAPGFSLALGKARSRGAEFDLAGKLPGRVDVLVSYAYVDAEARSAMVDPNTSFQVQVGDALVNIPKHNLNMQLAKSFTLGKREVQIGAGMQYVGKRCGETGTDFMLPSHALFRLFGKVDVMEHLELFGSVTNLFDERWYANSYSPLWVQPGAPRTGTIGLRARF; encoded by the coding sequence ATGCTTCGCTTTACCAGGAATCGTCGGCTGCTTGCCGGAACTCTGCCGTTCGCCATCGCGCTGGCGCCGTCTGGCGGTGCCTTGGCCGAAGAGGCCGGAGCCGAAGGTGAGGAGCGCAGCGAGGCGATCACCGTAAACGGCGTGCGCCAGGCCTATCGCGGCGACTTCGCGGTGTCGGAAATCCCACAGTCGATTTCCGAGATCGATGCGAAGACGCTGGAGCAGAACGGCATCCAGCGGCTGACCGACGCGCTCGATCTCAACGCCTCGGTGGTGCGGCAGAACACGCTGGGCGGCTTGTGGGATGCCTTTGCGATCCGGGGCTTCGCTGGCGACGAGAACATGCCGAGCGGCTATCTCGTCAATGGCTTCAACGGCGGGCGCGGTTTCGGCGGGCAGCGTGATACGGCGGGGATCGAGCGGGTCGAAGTGCTCAAAGGGCCCGCTGCAGCGCTGATCGGGCGCGGCGAGCCGGGCGGCACGATCAACCTCGTGACCAAGCAGGCCGAATTGGGCTGCAGCTTCGGCACCGCCGCGATCCAGTACGGCAGCTGGGACCGAGTGCGCGGCGAGGCCGACGTCAACATCTCCCTGACCGGAGGTCTTACCGTGCGCCTGATCGGCTATGGCGAGGAGGGCGATACCTTCCGCGATCACGTCCATCAGTCGCGCTGGGGCTTCCTGCCCTCGGTCGGCCTCGCGCTCGGACCGGATACGCGCCTGACCTACGATCTGGAGAAGACCCGTGTGTCGGTTCCGTTCGATCGCGGCATCGTGGTGCTGGACGGCAATTTCGACACCGTCCCGCGCTCCCGCTTCCTTGGCGAGGCGGGTGATGGCGATACGATCGCCCGCGCCGAAGGGCACCAGTTGCGGCTCGACCATCAGTTCAGCGACCGCTGGAGCCTGCTGGTGGGCGGAAGCATTCGCGATACGCTGCTCACCGGATTTTCCTCCGATGCGGAGACGGCGGCCTCGCGTCAGGCGCTCTACACCGACGGCCGCTCGCTCTCGCGCCAGCGTCGTTCGCGTCGTTACGATGCACGGCACTATGTACTGCGCGTGGAACTGGCGGGTGAATTCGAGACCGGCGCGCTGACGCATCGCGTGCTGATCGGTGCCGACTACGACAATTTCGATTACAAGCAGTTGTTCCTGCGCTTCCGCCCGCCTGCCCTCAGCACCAATCCAACGGCGCAGCAGGGTAATGTGATCGATATCCTCGACCCGGTCTACGGCCGATTCGCGCTGCCTGTCGGCGCGACCATGATGGATCGTACTGACCACCAGCGTTCGATAGGCGCTTACGTGCAGGACCAGATCGAGGTGACTAACCGGCTTCAGGTCCGCATCGGCGGGCGCTTCGACCACCTGACGCTGGAAACCGACAATCGCCTGACCAGCCAGAACAGCCGCCGCAAGCGCAGCCGCTTCAGCCCGCAAGCCGGCGTGGTCTACGAACTGAGCGATCCGGTGACGATTTACGCCGCCTATGGGCAGGGCTTCCGGGCCAATGTCGGCACCAATGTCAACGGGCAGATCTTCGATCCCGAAAACAGCGAATCCTTCGAGGCAGGTGCCAAGCTGAGCCTGCTGGGCGGAGCGCTGACCGGAACGCTGTCGGTGTTCCATCTCACCAAGGCCAATGTGCTGGCGACCGATCCCAACGCGCCGGGGTTCTCACTGGCGCTGGGCAAGGCGCGCAGCCGCGGCGCCGAGTTCGACCTTGCCGGGAAGCTGCCGGGCCGCGTCGATGTTCTAGTGAGCTACGCCTATGTCGATGCCGAAGCGCGCTCGGCGATGGTGGACCCCAATACCTCGTTCCAGGTGCAGGTCGGCGATGCCCTGGTGAACATCCCGAAGCACAACCTCAATATGCAGCTCGCCAAGTCCTTCACTCTGGGCAAGCGCGAGGTGCAGATCGGCGCGGGCATGCAATACGTGGGGAAGCGCTGCGGCGAAACGGGCACCGATTTCATGCTGCCCTCGCACGCGCTGTTCCGCCTGTTCGGCAAAGTCGACGTGATGGAGCATCTCGAACTGTTCGGTTCGGTGACCAATCTGTTCGATGAACGCTGGTACGCCAACAGTTACTCGCCGCTCTGGGTGCAGCCCGGCGCGCCGCGTACTGGGACCATCGGCCTGCGCGCGCGCTTCTGA
- a CDS encoding SDR family NAD(P)-dependent oxidoreductase yields the protein MALPHLKATKGCIVHTASVSGTGGDWDMTAYNAAKDAVVNFTRALALDLGKSGICVNAVAPALTESDLTKDMLDDEALIAKFHERSALGKHARAEDIAGPVTFLASDDAALVTGAILAVDAGISASNGQPG from the coding sequence TTGGCCCTGCCGCACCTGAAGGCCACCAAGGGCTGCATCGTTCACACCGCTTCGGTATCGGGCACCGGCGGCGACTGGGACATGACTGCCTACAACGCCGCCAAGGATGCGGTGGTCAACTTCACCCGCGCGCTGGCGCTCGACCTCGGGAAATCCGGCATCTGCGTCAACGCCGTCGCCCCAGCCCTCACCGAAAGCGATCTGACCAAGGACATGCTCGACGATGAGGCGCTGATCGCGAAGTTCCATGAACGCTCGGCGCTGGGCAAGCACGCCAGGGCAGAGGACATCGCCGGCCCGGTTACCTTCCTCGCGTCCGATGACGCAGCGCTGGTGACGGGCGCGATCCTTGCCGTCGACGCAGGGATTTCCGCTTCCAACGGCCAGCCCGGCTGA
- a CDS encoding thiamine pyrophosphate-binding protein: MPLSTRSAFGIVGDALPPFTDAIRRQNKVRWIGVRHEEGAALAAAGQTKVTGALRSPQGPWPVLAISGGVATAKRGSDYLQEDDPVALFRNVGVYSEIIASPDQAAAVIQQAIAHAYGERGVAHISIPPEVFAAKVPGPVPSIATLRPRLEVAPAAADIATLAQMIGEAKTVAVLCGFGCHAAAEELKALSDRLNAPLMHTYRGKDILPYDDPRWIGGIGLIGGRPGVDALHQADLMLMLGTDYPYSEFLPTKTRVVQIDERAFALGRRTPVARHRRIGAPGLAHAARRPAAAKRHRLSERGEGQPREVGRDAGRKGRARSIARPAAPAGHRPRGQRSCRRGRGVGNGHRRGHAVGGELAAPERAPADHRLVQQCRRRHRHGA, from the coding sequence TTGCCACTCTCGACGAGATCGGCCTTCGGCATCGTCGGCGATGCGCTCCCCCCCTTCACCGATGCGATCCGCCGTCAGAACAAGGTGCGCTGGATCGGCGTGCGCCATGAGGAAGGCGCAGCGCTCGCCGCGGCAGGGCAGACGAAAGTGACCGGAGCTTTACGAAGCCCGCAAGGACCATGGCCGGTCCTCGCGATCTCGGGCGGCGTCGCCACGGCCAAGCGCGGCAGCGACTACCTGCAGGAAGACGATCCTGTCGCGCTGTTCCGCAACGTCGGCGTCTACAGCGAGATCATCGCCTCGCCCGATCAGGCAGCAGCGGTCATTCAACAGGCGATCGCGCATGCGTATGGCGAGCGCGGCGTCGCGCACATCTCCATCCCGCCCGAGGTCTTCGCCGCGAAAGTTCCCGGCCCGGTGCCGAGCATCGCCACCCTGCGCCCCCGGCTCGAAGTCGCACCGGCAGCGGCCGACATCGCCACGCTGGCGCAGATGATCGGCGAGGCGAAGACCGTGGCCGTCCTATGCGGCTTTGGCTGTCACGCCGCTGCGGAGGAGCTGAAAGCGCTCTCGGACCGCCTGAATGCACCGCTGATGCATACCTATCGCGGCAAGGATATCCTGCCTTACGACGACCCGCGCTGGATCGGCGGCATCGGCCTGATCGGCGGGCGGCCCGGCGTCGATGCCCTGCACCAGGCGGACCTCATGCTGATGCTGGGGACCGACTACCCCTATTCCGAGTTCCTCCCCACCAAGACGCGTGTGGTGCAGATCGACGAACGCGCCTTCGCGCTGGGTCGCCGCACGCCGGTTGCTCGGCATCGTCGGATCGGTGCGCCCGGCCTTGCGCATGCTGCTCGACGCCCTGCCGCAGCGAAGCGACACCGCCTTTCTGAACGCGGTGAAGGCCAACCGCGCGAAGTGGGACGCGATGCTGGACGAAAAGGCCGCGCTCGATCGATCGCCCGACCTGCTGCACCCGCAGGCCATCGCCCGCGCGGTCAGCGATCGTGCCGCCGAGGACGCGGTGTGGGTAACGGACACCGGCGAGGTCACGCTGTGGGCGGCGAACTGGCTGCGCCAGAGCGGGCGCCAGCAGATCACCGGCTCGTTCAACAATGCCGCCGTCGGCACCGGCATGGTGCATAG
- a CDS encoding ABC transporter permease, whose translation MNAATLIALDELRLMRRNRVAVIACVLLVLLTLVAVASSWAHQREIEDLRARHQHEAEQAFDAQPDRHPHRMVHYGTFIFRPLSALAAFDPGVDAFTGNSMFLEGHRQNTANFGDVNQSSLLVRFGQLTPAFVLQTVAPLLLIFLGYGAVARETERGTLRVLMMQGATRGAIVRGKLRALGTVALLVVLPAILGLVALAGTSGAASLPMAVIVLGYAAWLLLWVTAIVLVSTLVGRSRDALLALVAIWAVSVVLLPRVAPDIASAAVPLQNRLQTEVAIARDLRRLGDAHSPDDPHFAAFKRSVLRLYGVTRVEDLPVNYKGLLAVEGEKVTSALFERYSGESYAAQGSQNAIVGMVGAISPAIALRSLSMAAAGTDFAAHRSFLEQAEAYRYDLVQRLNRLQADGVTYANDTASDADADRRKRIAAGNWEKMPDFTYRAPDGATLAGRALPGLVVIAGWLMLAGALLAFATCRLGERR comes from the coding sequence ATGAACGCCGCCACCCTGATAGCGCTTGACGAACTGCGGCTGATGCGCCGCAACCGCGTCGCTGTGATCGCCTGCGTGCTGCTGGTGCTGCTTACCCTGGTGGCGGTAGCAAGCTCCTGGGCGCACCAGCGCGAGATCGAGGACTTGCGCGCCCGTCACCAGCACGAGGCCGAGCAGGCCTTCGACGCGCAGCCGGACCGGCATCCGCATCGCATGGTCCACTACGGCACATTCATCTTCCGCCCGCTGAGCGCGCTCGCCGCCTTCGATCCGGGCGTCGATGCCTTCACCGGCAATTCGATGTTCCTCGAAGGGCACCGTCAGAACACCGCCAACTTCGGCGACGTCAACCAGAGCTCGCTGCTGGTCCGCTTCGGCCAGTTGACGCCCGCCTTCGTGCTGCAGACGGTGGCGCCGCTCCTGCTAATCTTCCTCGGCTATGGCGCCGTCGCTCGCGAGACGGAGCGCGGCACCTTGCGCGTGCTAATGATGCAGGGCGCGACGCGCGGGGCGATCGTGCGCGGCAAGCTGCGCGCGCTGGGCACCGTCGCCCTGCTGGTGGTGCTGCCTGCGATCCTGGGCCTCGTCGCGCTAGCGGGGACGTCAGGCGCGGCGAGCCTGCCGATGGCCGTGATCGTGCTGGGCTATGCGGCATGGCTGCTCTTGTGGGTCACGGCCATCGTACTGGTTTCCACGCTGGTCGGCCGCAGCCGCGACGCGCTGCTCGCGCTCGTGGCGATCTGGGCGGTGAGCGTCGTCCTGCTCCCGCGCGTGGCGCCGGATATCGCCAGCGCGGCGGTGCCCCTGCAGAACCGCCTGCAGACCGAAGTGGCGATCGCGCGCGACTTGCGCCGCCTCGGCGATGCCCACAGCCCCGACGATCCGCACTTCGCCGCCTTCAAGCGATCGGTGCTCCGGCTTTACGGCGTGACGCGGGTGGAAGACCTGCCGGTCAACTACAAGGGGCTTCTCGCGGTGGAGGGAGAGAAAGTCACCTCCGCGCTGTTCGAGCGCTACAGCGGCGAAAGCTACGCGGCACAGGGCTCGCAGAACGCCATTGTCGGCATGGTCGGCGCAATCAGTCCGGCGATCGCCTTGCGCTCGCTGTCGATGGCAGCCGCGGGGACCGACTTTGCGGCCCATCGCAGCTTTCTCGAACAGGCGGAAGCCTATCGCTACGACCTCGTCCAGCGGCTGAACCGGCTGCAGGCCGATGGCGTCACCTATGCCAACGACACTGCGAGCGACGCGGACGCCGACCGCCGCAAGCGCATTGCCGCCGGTAATTGGGAAAAGATGCCCGACTTCACGTATCGCGCGCCAGACGGTGCGACACTCGCCGGCCGGGCTCTGCCGGGGCTGGTCGTGATCGCCGGATGGCTCATGCTTGCCGGAGCCTTGCTCGCCTTCGCCACCTGCCGTCTGGGAGAGCGCCGATGA
- a CDS encoding M14 family metallopeptidase, with translation MLKFAVLAATLAITTAAAAAESAPPAVLPPALAWSGASEKLIVQSGDPWITPAEASGFQATPRYDEVRDWLDKLAKASPLIWVESFGKTGAGRDLLMVRASTGGPGKPVVLVQAGIHSGEIDGKDAGLMLLRDIAVRGKSGLLDKVDLVFVPILNIDGHERSSPWNFLHVRGPEAKGTEGNARNINLNRDYAKLDTPEVRAMVALLRRLDPALYIDCHVSGGFDMQYDVTYTYAGWGKYARHRATALWLEQRFGPTVKAALTRAGHEPIIYPSPIDTRDPQKGIRYSPEGPRYSTGYGDFIGVPTVLVENHMLKPYRQRVLGTYVLLEAALKLAAQDAGRIAEAKAIDRAERPRQLLTRWAPAKQPIGWVDKFKGVAFETYHSAATGRMEQRWTGRRITFRMPIIGQKPTEAVPLPEAWLIPAAQTEVIEKLRLHGIGFETLATDRVLRVDTVRLHDVRLAPAHDGRIPVTARFTHEQSEAAIPAGTVRVASDQPLGLLAAALLEPESLDSFLAWGLFPEVLSAPAGTEDFVMAPIVDALLGSDAELCAEFVSKLAADSTFAASSKARLQWLSDRLPHRDGFSRVYPIQRVVVENWLGKM, from the coding sequence ATGCTGAAGTTCGCCGTCCTCGCCGCCACTCTCGCCATCACGACTGCCGCTGCAGCGGCGGAATCGGCACCGCCCGCCGTGCTGCCGCCTGCGCTGGCATGGTCGGGCGCGAGCGAGAAGCTGATCGTCCAGTCCGGCGATCCGTGGATCACCCCGGCCGAGGCCTCAGGGTTCCAGGCCACGCCGCGCTATGACGAAGTGCGCGACTGGCTCGACAAGCTGGCCAAGGCCTCGCCACTTATCTGGGTCGAGAGCTTCGGCAAGACCGGCGCAGGCCGCGACCTGTTGATGGTGCGCGCCAGCACCGGCGGACCGGGCAAGCCCGTCGTGCTTGTGCAGGCGGGTATCCACTCAGGCGAGATCGACGGCAAGGATGCCGGCCTCATGCTGCTGCGCGACATCGCGGTGCGCGGCAAAAGCGGCCTGCTCGACAAGGTCGATCTCGTCTTCGTGCCGATCCTCAACATCGACGGGCATGAGCGCTCGAGCCCCTGGAACTTCCTCCACGTGCGCGGCCCCGAGGCCAAGGGTACCGAGGGGAACGCGCGCAATATCAATCTCAACCGTGATTACGCCAAGCTCGACACGCCCGAAGTGCGCGCGATGGTCGCGCTGCTGCGGCGGCTGGACCCGGCGCTCTACATCGACTGCCACGTCAGCGGCGGCTTCGACATGCAGTATGACGTGACCTACACATATGCAGGCTGGGGCAAGTATGCGCGCCACCGCGCTACCGCGCTATGGCTGGAACAGCGCTTCGGCCCGACCGTGAAAGCGGCGCTGACGCGCGCCGGGCACGAGCCGATCATTTACCCCAGCCCGATCGACACTCGCGATCCGCAGAAGGGAATCCGCTACAGCCCCGAAGGTCCGCGTTATTCGACAGGCTATGGCGACTTCATCGGTGTGCCCACGGTGCTGGTTGAGAACCACATGCTCAAGCCCTACCGCCAGCGCGTGCTCGGCACTTATGTGCTGCTGGAGGCCGCACTCAAGCTCGCCGCACAGGACGCGGGACGCATCGCCGAGGCCAAGGCGATCGACCGCGCCGAACGCCCCAGGCAGTTGCTCACCCGCTGGGCTCCGGCCAAACAGCCGATCGGCTGGGTGGACAAGTTCAAGGGCGTCGCCTTCGAGACATACCATTCGGCGGCCACCGGCCGGATGGAGCAGCGCTGGACCGGCAGAAGGATCACGTTCCGCATGCCGATCATCGGGCAGAAGCCGACCGAGGCTGTCCCACTCCCCGAGGCCTGGCTGATCCCCGCAGCGCAGACCGAGGTGATCGAAAAGCTGCGCCTGCATGGCATCGGCTTTGAAACGCTGGCAACCGACAGGGTCCTTCGTGTGGACACGGTGCGCCTTCATGACGTCAGGCTGGCCCCGGCCCACGATGGACGCATCCCGGTGACGGCGCGTTTCACGCACGAACAGAGCGAGGCGGCGATCCCGGCAGGCACGGTGCGGGTTGCATCCGACCAACCGCTCGGACTGCTCGCGGCGGCGCTGCTGGAGCCGGAAAGCCTGGACAGCTTCCTCGCGTGGGGCCTGTTTCCCGAAGTGCTTTCGGCTCCCGCAGGAACAGAGGATTTCGTGATGGCGCCGATCGTCGACGCGTTGCTGGGATCAGATGCCGAACTATGCGCGGAGTTCGTCAGCAAACTGGCTGCGGACAGCACTTTTGCTGCCAGCTCCAAAGCGCGCTTACAGTGGCTGTCTGATCGCCTTCCTCATCGCGACGGGTTCAGCCGCGTCTATCCAATACAACGGGTGGTTGTCGAAAATTGGCTCGGCAAAATGTAA
- a CDS encoding thiamine pyrophosphate-dependent enzyme, whose translation MPPSAPAWCIANGVQALDTARQVILHAGDGGFTMLLGEFMTAVEHKLPVKVVVYDNSTWGLVHLEMEGAGVPPSEGASFPNLDFATFAQACGARGFTARKPHELTAAVDAWLAEPGPAILHAVVNPDEIPAMPHIDPGQALRFGISKVKQAFGALTRRG comes from the coding sequence ATGCCGCCGTCGGCACCGGCATGGTGCATAGCCAACGGTGTCCAGGCGCTCGATACCGCGCGGCAGGTGATCCTTCACGCGGGCGATGGCGGTTTCACGATGCTGCTGGGCGAATTCATGACCGCAGTGGAACACAAGCTGCCGGTCAAGGTGGTGGTCTATGACAACAGCACCTGGGGCCTTGTTCATCTGGAGATGGAAGGCGCCGGAGTTCCGCCGAGCGAGGGAGCCTCGTTCCCCAACCTCGACTTCGCCACATTCGCGCAGGCCTGCGGCGCGCGCGGGTTCACGGCAAGAAAGCCGCACGAACTGACCGCCGCCGTGGATGCATGGCTGGCCGAACCCGGGCCAGCGATCCTCCATGCCGTCGTCAATCCTGATGAGATTCCCGCCATGCCGCATATCGATCCCGGTCAGGCGCTTCGTTTCGGGATTTCCAAGGTGAAGCAGGCATTCGGCGCTCTGACGCGGCGGGGCTGA
- a CDS encoding ABC transporter ATP-binding protein has protein sequence MIETTLPILIENLAVTYGDHRVLDGFSLSAPAGSVTSLLGGNGAGKSTTLSTLLGFVKAQAGSISVCGIDPGAAPDDARRQIAYLPENVALYEHLTAVENAQYLLALSGGKQGRAPIVEAFAAAGLQERAWDQRLGAFSKGMRQKVAIAVALLREVPVLLLDEPTSGLDPRATADFNALVLAVRARGTAVLMVTHDLLSAADIADRICFLEAGRIVEDVTARGEDRFDVRALHARFAVAAQRVAA, from the coding sequence ATGATTGAAACGACACTGCCGATCCTGATCGAGAACCTCGCTGTCACTTACGGCGACCACCGGGTTCTGGACGGTTTTTCGCTCTCGGCGCCCGCAGGCAGCGTGACCTCTTTGCTGGGTGGTAATGGTGCGGGCAAATCGACCACGCTGTCGACCCTGCTGGGCTTCGTGAAGGCGCAGGCCGGCTCCATTTCGGTCTGCGGCATCGATCCCGGCGCCGCGCCCGACGACGCTCGCCGCCAGATCGCCTACTTGCCCGAGAACGTCGCGCTTTACGAACATCTGACCGCCGTGGAGAACGCGCAATACCTGCTGGCCCTCTCCGGCGGGAAGCAGGGCCGCGCGCCGATCGTCGAGGCCTTCGCCGCCGCCGGCCTGCAGGAGCGCGCCTGGGACCAGCGGCTTGGCGCCTTCTCCAAGGGGATGCGTCAGAAGGTGGCCATCGCGGTCGCACTGCTGCGCGAAGTGCCGGTGCTGCTGCTGGACGAGCCGACTTCCGGCCTCGATCCGCGCGCGACGGCGGACTTCAACGCTCTGGTGCTCGCGGTGCGCGCACGTGGCACCGCCGTGCTCATGGTGACGCATGACCTGCTGAGCGCCGCCGACATCGCCGATCGCATCTGCTTCCTCGAAGCCGGGCGCATCGTCGAGGACGTGACGGCGCGGGGCGAGGACCGCTTCGACGTGCGCGCGTTGCACGCCCGCTTCGCGGTCGCCGCGCAGAGGGTGGCGGCATGA
- a CDS encoding glutathione S-transferase family protein, producing MIVVHHLEYSRSQRVLWLLEEFGLPYEVKRYERDPKTMLAPPELRRIHPLGKSPVIVDRDHSGSERIIAETGAIIEYLTSKADGRLGKPYGDDAALLYRHFLHYAEGSLMPPLLVNLVLGRIPLLGKTAQKKLQPMIDVHLDFVEHELSFRPWFAGDTFTAADIMMSFPLEAARDRGGLEVGRPSTIAWLDNIHARPAYRAALERGGPYRFA from the coding sequence ATGATCGTCGTCCACCATCTGGAATACTCGCGTTCGCAGCGCGTCCTGTGGCTGCTGGAAGAGTTCGGCCTGCCCTATGAGGTCAAGCGCTACGAACGCGATCCCAAGACGATGCTGGCGCCGCCCGAACTGAGGCGCATTCATCCGCTCGGCAAGTCGCCGGTAATCGTCGATCGCGATCACTCCGGGTCCGAACGGATCATCGCCGAAACCGGCGCCATTATCGAATACCTCACAAGCAAGGCTGACGGACGTCTGGGTAAGCCCTATGGCGACGACGCGGCACTGCTCTACCGCCACTTCCTCCATTATGCGGAAGGCTCGCTAATGCCGCCGTTGCTGGTGAATCTGGTGCTGGGACGCATCCCGCTACTGGGCAAGACAGCACAGAAGAAGCTGCAGCCGATGATCGACGTCCACCTCGATTTCGTCGAGCATGAACTGTCTTTCCGGCCGTGGTTCGCTGGCGATACGTTCACTGCGGCCGATATCATGATGAGCTTCCCGCTCGAAGCGGCCCGGGATCGAGGAGGACTGGAAGTGGGGCGTCCTTCGACGATCGCCTGGCTCGACAATATTCACGCGCGGCCCGCGTATCGGGCCGCGCTCGAACGCGGCGGCCCCTATCGCTTTGCCTGA